From Pseudomonas alcaligenes, a single genomic window includes:
- a CDS encoding VWA domain-containing protein, whose product MGADAKPRPGSLSGGRSGASRSGLLGAIDWPTTLLKGRPRSRQELARRPRSARPDELWLVLVDASASTRRGGALSQAKGLLAEVFDQAYRQRARLALLHASGSHGQWLWQGQKASAELRQWLADLGAGGGTPLLDALQQAATWLARRQRLKPAEQQRLLILTDGRLRDWPALAPADCPALLVDIERTPVRLGRARQLASELGADYRHIDELAPSARSHTWNRP is encoded by the coding sequence CTGGGCGCGGATGCCAAACCTAGACCGGGCAGCCTGAGTGGCGGGCGCAGTGGCGCCAGCCGCAGCGGCCTGCTGGGCGCCATCGACTGGCCGACGACCCTGCTCAAGGGTCGCCCGCGCAGTCGCCAGGAGCTGGCCCGGCGCCCGCGTAGCGCGCGTCCGGATGAGCTGTGGCTGGTGCTGGTCGACGCCTCGGCCTCGACTCGTCGCGGCGGCGCCCTGAGCCAGGCCAAGGGCCTGCTCGCCGAAGTATTCGACCAGGCCTACCGTCAGCGCGCGCGCCTGGCGCTGCTGCATGCCAGCGGCAGCCATGGCCAGTGGTTGTGGCAGGGGCAGAAGGCTTCTGCCGAGTTGCGCCAGTGGCTGGCTGATCTCGGTGCCGGCGGTGGTACTCCGCTGCTCGATGCCCTGCAGCAGGCCGCCACCTGGTTGGCGCGGCGCCAGCGCCTGAAACCGGCGGAACAGCAACGCCTGCTGATACTCACCGATGGCCGCCTGCGCGACTGGCCAGCCCTGGCGCCGGCCGATTGCCCGGCGCTGCTGGTGGATATCGAGCGCACCCCGGTGCGCCTGGGGCGCGCTCGCCAGCTGGCCAGCGAGCTGGGCGCCGACTACCGA
- a CDS encoding ATP-binding protein — protein MTDRHFPLAAVVGADALKLALCLVAVDPAIGGVLIEGPRGMAKSTLARGLAELLPSGHFVTLPLGASEERIVGTLDLNAALGEGRAQFSPGLLSKADGGVLYVDEVNLLPDHLVDLLLDAAASGVNHIERDGISHRHSARFVLIGTMNGEEGELRPQLLDRFGLNLALDGQPQPAQRAEIMRRRLAFDSDPQAFLQTWDAAQEQLRSRCLNARESLSAIPLDDAALEAIAQRCFAAGVDGLRADLVWLRAARAHAAWRGAERIEEGDIDAVADFVLRHRRRHAPPAPAPQQAPSPSAASEQNPVEGQWGELPAQPQAMGERREPPRWEKKP, from the coding sequence ATGACCGACCGCCATTTCCCCCTTGCCGCTGTTGTCGGCGCCGATGCGCTCAAGCTGGCCCTGTGCCTGGTGGCGGTCGATCCGGCTATCGGCGGGGTGCTGATCGAAGGTCCGCGCGGCATGGCCAAGTCGACCCTGGCCCGTGGCCTGGCCGAGCTGCTGCCCAGCGGGCATTTCGTCACCCTGCCGCTGGGCGCCAGCGAGGAGCGCATCGTCGGCACCCTCGATCTGAATGCCGCGCTAGGCGAAGGACGCGCGCAGTTCTCTCCCGGCCTGCTGAGCAAGGCCGATGGCGGCGTGCTGTATGTCGACGAGGTCAACCTGCTGCCGGATCACCTGGTCGACCTGCTGCTGGATGCGGCGGCCAGCGGGGTCAACCATATCGAGCGTGACGGCATTTCCCACCGCCACAGCGCACGCTTCGTGCTGATCGGCACCATGAACGGCGAGGAGGGCGAGCTGCGCCCGCAGCTGCTGGATCGCTTCGGCCTCAACCTGGCCCTGGATGGCCAGCCACAACCGGCGCAGCGGGCCGAGATCATGCGCCGCCGCCTGGCGTTCGACAGCGATCCGCAGGCCTTTCTGCAGACCTGGGACGCTGCCCAGGAGCAGCTGCGCAGTCGCTGCCTGAACGCCCGTGAGAGCCTGAGCGCAATTCCTCTGGACGATGCGGCGCTGGAAGCCATTGCCCAGCGCTGCTTCGCCGCCGGGGTGGATGGCCTGCGTGCCGACCTGGTTTGGCTGCGCGCCGCCCGGGCCCATGCCGCCTGGCGCGGCGCCGAGCGGATCGAGGAGGGCGATATCGATGCGGTGGCCGACTTCGTTCTGCGCCATCGCCGCCGGCATGCGCCACCCGCGCCAGCGCCGCAGCAAGCGCCAAGCCCGTCCGCTGCCAGCGAGCAGAACCCGGTTGAAGGCCAGTGGGGCGAGTTGCCGGCCCAGCCGCAGGCCATGGGTGAGCGGCGCGAGCCGCCGCGCTGGGAAAAAAAGCCCTGA
- the cobN gene encoding cobaltochelatase subunit CobN — protein MHLLRTQPGVALPADSIADLGQTPADLVILCTGDSHLSLLAEVARSLPEDFPSLRLASPAQLPNHASVDFYVEQVLRHAKVILISVHGGVSYWRYGIERLVELAGQGAKLILVPGDDSPDPELTGLGNVPAEDSQRLWQYLRQGGANNARQLLHCIASQWLGRDYAWSEPKALPRTLVYHPRRGHASLADWRSEWQAGQPVAALLFYRTHVQAANTAFVDTFCQRLQAQGLNPLPIAVASLKEAACLEQVEVWLDEAGVSVILNTTGFAQSNPEAPQERPFRRDIPVLQALCALDSEEQWQASAQGLGPRDLAMHIALPELDGRLITRPISFKGLAWRSERSQSDVVCYRAHLPGMDFVSELARRWCELQRTPAADKRIALVLANYPTRDGRIGNGVGLDTPAAALNILRALEQQGYPVEGLPDSGTALIHQLLGGVTNDLDNLDLRPCAQSLALDDYQRCFAALPEANQQAVLERWGAPQNDPMFRSGRLMIAGLRFGLCFVGIQPARGYQVDAAAVYHDPDLVPPHGYLAFYFWLRQVFAANAVIHVGKHGNLEWLPGKSVGLSEGCWPTAILGPLPNIYPFIVNDPGEGAQAKRRTQAVIIDHLMPPLTRAESYGPLRDLERLADEYYDASQLDLRRAAELRGEILLKVREASLDRELGLQLNDDPASWLPQLDAYLCDLKESQIRDGLHVFGESPVGQLRRDTLLALLRIPRGDGQGGNASLLRALSRDLELGFDPLDCDMAAPWSGSRPALLARLNDEPWRNCGDTRERLELLGLRLIDGTDCESVGPASDAVLHSLRGQIAPLLDACGPAEMHGLLAALDGRFVPAGPSGAPSRGRLDVLPTGRNFFSVDVRNLPTPTAWRLGVQASERLLERHLQDEGDHLRQLGLSVWGTATMRTGGDDIAQALALMGVRPVWQAGSQRVERFEVLPLEQLGRPRVDVTLRVSGFFRDAFANLIRLFDDAVQAVAELDEPADMNPLSARVWQEALALQDGGLDEQQARRQAGWRIFGAKPGAYGAGVQNAIEERLWQSRADLAEVYLNWGGYAYGKGSGGTPARAQFAERLEQLQAVLHNQDNREHDILDSNDYYQFQGGMLAAVETLRGTKVASYHGDNSQPDTPRIRTLKQELARVVRARAANPKWIEGMKRHGYKGAFELAATIDYLFAFDATSELVDDHQYALLTDAYLLDRDTRDFIQQHNPGALQDILERLLEAQQRGLWENPGEYRAALENLLLDSEES, from the coding sequence ATGCACCTGCTGCGCACCCAGCCCGGCGTCGCACTGCCGGCCGACAGCATCGCAGACCTCGGCCAGACCCCGGCCGATCTGGTGATCCTGTGTACCGGCGATTCGCACCTGTCGCTGCTGGCCGAGGTGGCGCGCAGCCTGCCCGAAGACTTCCCCAGCCTGCGCCTGGCCAGCCCGGCGCAGCTACCCAACCACGCCTCGGTGGATTTTTACGTCGAACAGGTGTTGCGCCACGCCAAGGTCATCCTGATCTCGGTGCATGGCGGCGTCAGCTACTGGCGTTACGGAATCGAGCGCCTGGTCGAACTGGCCGGGCAGGGTGCCAAATTGATCCTGGTGCCCGGCGACGACAGTCCCGATCCCGAGCTGACGGGCCTGGGCAATGTGCCGGCCGAGGATAGCCAGCGCCTGTGGCAATACCTGCGCCAAGGTGGCGCGAACAATGCGCGCCAGCTGCTGCACTGCATTGCCAGCCAGTGGCTGGGCCGCGACTACGCCTGGAGCGAACCCAAGGCCCTGCCGCGCACGCTGGTCTATCACCCGCGGCGCGGCCACGCGAGCCTGGCTGACTGGCGCTCTGAGTGGCAGGCCGGGCAACCAGTGGCGGCGCTGCTGTTCTACCGTACCCATGTGCAGGCAGCGAACACCGCCTTCGTCGATACCTTCTGCCAGCGCCTGCAGGCCCAGGGCCTCAACCCGTTGCCGATCGCCGTGGCCAGCCTCAAGGAGGCGGCCTGCCTGGAGCAGGTCGAGGTCTGGTTGGACGAGGCGGGAGTCAGCGTCATCCTCAACACCACCGGCTTCGCCCAGTCCAACCCGGAGGCGCCGCAGGAGCGGCCGTTCCGCCGCGATATTCCGGTATTGCAGGCACTTTGCGCGCTGGACAGCGAGGAGCAGTGGCAGGCCAGCGCGCAAGGCCTCGGCCCACGCGACCTGGCCATGCATATCGCCCTGCCGGAACTAGACGGCCGCCTGATCACCCGGCCGATCAGTTTCAAGGGCCTGGCCTGGCGCAGCGAGCGCAGCCAGAGCGATGTGGTCTGCTACCGCGCGCACTTGCCGGGCATGGATTTCGTCAGCGAGCTGGCGCGGCGCTGGTGCGAGCTGCAGCGCACGCCGGCAGCGGACAAGCGCATCGCCCTGGTGCTGGCCAACTACCCGACCCGCGACGGCCGCATCGGCAACGGCGTCGGCCTGGATACCCCGGCGGCGGCGCTGAATATCCTGCGTGCCCTCGAACAGCAGGGCTATCCAGTCGAGGGCCTGCCGGACAGCGGCACCGCACTGATCCACCAGTTGCTCGGCGGGGTGACCAACGATCTGGATAACCTCGACCTGCGCCCCTGCGCGCAGAGCCTGGCGCTGGACGATTACCAACGCTGCTTCGCGGCGCTGCCTGAGGCCAACCAGCAGGCCGTGCTGGAGCGCTGGGGCGCGCCGCAGAACGATCCGATGTTCCGCAGCGGCCGCCTGATGATCGCCGGCCTGCGCTTCGGCCTGTGCTTCGTTGGCATCCAGCCGGCGCGCGGTTATCAGGTGGACGCCGCAGCGGTCTATCACGACCCCGATCTGGTACCACCGCATGGCTACCTGGCGTTCTACTTCTGGCTGCGCCAGGTGTTCGCCGCCAACGCAGTGATCCATGTCGGCAAGCACGGCAACCTGGAGTGGCTGCCGGGCAAGAGCGTCGGTCTGTCCGAGGGCTGCTGGCCGACGGCGATCCTCGGCCCGCTGCCGAATATCTACCCGTTCATCGTCAACGACCCGGGCGAGGGCGCACAGGCCAAGCGCCGTACCCAGGCGGTGATCATCGACCACCTGATGCCGCCGCTGACCCGCGCCGAAAGCTACGGCCCACTGCGCGACCTGGAGCGCCTGGCTGACGAGTATTACGACGCCAGCCAGCTCGACCTGCGCCGCGCCGCCGAGCTGCGTGGCGAGATCCTGCTCAAGGTGCGCGAGGCCAGCCTGGATCGCGAACTGGGCCTGCAACTGAACGACGACCCGGCCAGTTGGCTGCCGCAGCTCGATGCCTACCTGTGCGACCTCAAGGAATCGCAGATCCGCGATGGCCTGCATGTGTTCGGCGAGTCACCGGTCGGGCAGCTGCGCCGTGACACCTTGCTGGCGCTGCTGCGCATTCCGCGAGGCGACGGTCAGGGCGGCAATGCCAGCCTGCTGCGCGCCCTGAGCCGCGATCTGGAGCTGGGCTTCGATCCGCTCGACTGCGATATGGCGGCGCCCTGGAGCGGCTCGCGTCCCGCGTTGCTGGCGCGTCTGAACGATGAGCCCTGGCGCAACTGCGGCGATACCCGCGAGCGCCTGGAGCTGCTCGGCCTGCGTTTGATCGACGGGACGGATTGCGAATCCGTTGGCCCGGCAAGCGACGCCGTGCTGCACAGCCTGCGTGGGCAGATCGCGCCATTGCTGGATGCCTGCGGCCCGGCGGAAATGCATGGCCTGCTGGCCGCCCTCGACGGTCGCTTCGTGCCTGCCGGCCCGAGTGGCGCGCCGAGTCGCGGGCGTCTCGACGTGCTGCCGACTGGGCGCAATTTCTTCTCGGTGGATGTGCGCAACCTGCCCACGCCGACCGCCTGGCGCCTCGGCGTGCAGGCCAGCGAGCGCCTGCTCGAACGCCATCTGCAGGACGAGGGCGACCACCTGCGCCAGCTCGGCCTGTCGGTGTGGGGCACGGCGACCATGCGCACCGGTGGCGACGATATCGCCCAGGCCCTGGCGCTGATGGGCGTACGCCCGGTGTGGCAGGCTGGCAGCCAGCGGGTCGAGCGTTTCGAGGTGCTGCCGCTGGAGCAGCTCGGTCGGCCCCGGGTCGATGTGACCCTGCGGGTGTCCGGCTTTTTCCGCGATGCCTTCGCCAACCTGATTCGCCTGTTCGACGACGCCGTACAGGCGGTGGCCGAGTTGGACGAGCCGGCTGACATGAACCCGCTGTCGGCGCGGGTCTGGCAGGAAGCGCTGGCCCTGCAGGATGGCGGACTGGATGAACAGCAAGCCCGACGCCAGGCCGGCTGGCGGATCTTCGGCGCCAAGCCCGGGGCCTATGGCGCCGGGGTGCAGAACGCCATCGAGGAGCGCCTGTGGCAGAGCCGCGCCGATCTGGCCGAGGTCTACCTGAACTGGGGCGGCTACGCCTACGGCAAGGGCAGCGGGGGCACACCTGCGCGCGCGCAGTTCGCCGAGCGCCTGGAGCAGCTGCAGGCGGTGCTGCACAACCAGGACAACCGCGAGCACGACATCCTCGATTCCAACGATTACTACCAGTTCCAGGGTGGCATGCTGGCGGCGGTGGAAACCCTGCGCGGCACCAAGGTAGCCAGCTACCACGGTGACAACAGCCAGCCGGACACCCCGCGCATCCGCACCCTCAAGCAGGAGCTGGCCCGCGTGGTGCGTGCCCGCGCGGCCAACCCCAAGTGGATCGAGGGCATGAAGCGCCACGGTTACAAGGGCGCCTTCGAACTGGCGGCGACCATCGACTACCTGTTTGCCTTCGACGCCACCAGCGAGCTGGTCGACGACCATCAGTACGCGCTGCTCACCGATGCCTACCTGCTTGATCGCGACACTCGCGACTTTATCCAGCAGCACAATCCCGGCGCCCTGCAGGATATTCTCGAACGCCTGCTGGAAGCCCAGCAGCGCGGCCTCTGGGAAAACCCCGGCGAGTACCGCGCGGCGCTGGAAAACCTGCTGCTGGATAGCGAGGAATCATGA
- the cobW gene encoding cobalamin biosynthesis protein CobW, translating into MKTLAKLPVTIVTGFLGAGKTTLLRHMLGNAEGRRIAVIVNEFGELGIDGAILQQCAIGCSEEEAAGRVYELANGCVCCTVQEEFFPVMRELVARRGDFDHILIETSGLALPKPLVQAFNWPEIRNACTVDSVITVVDSPAVAAGTFAAFPDQVDALRKQDPNLDHESPLHELFADQLASADLVILNKTDLLDAAALAAVRAEVAEELPEAVKVIEAQGGELPLDVLLGLNSETELHIDSRRTHHDDEDEDHDHDEFESFSVDLPEAEEARLLQALKEAVAKHGILRIKGFAAIPGKPMRLLVQGVGQRFDKHFDRAWKADEARISRLVVIGQELDQAAIEEQLRAALA; encoded by the coding sequence ATGAAAACGCTGGCCAAACTCCCCGTCACCATCGTCACCGGCTTCCTCGGCGCCGGTAAAACCACGCTGCTGCGCCATATGCTCGGCAATGCCGAAGGTCGCCGTATCGCGGTGATCGTCAACGAGTTCGGCGAACTGGGCATCGACGGTGCCATCCTCCAGCAATGCGCCATCGGCTGCAGCGAGGAAGAGGCTGCCGGCCGCGTCTACGAGCTGGCCAACGGCTGCGTGTGCTGCACCGTGCAGGAAGAGTTCTTCCCGGTGATGCGCGAGCTGGTCGCCCGGCGTGGCGACTTCGACCATATCCTCATCGAAACCTCCGGCCTGGCGTTGCCCAAACCGCTGGTACAGGCCTTCAACTGGCCGGAAATCCGCAACGCCTGCACCGTCGACTCGGTGATCACCGTGGTCGACAGCCCGGCCGTGGCCGCCGGCACCTTCGCTGCCTTCCCCGACCAGGTCGATGCGCTGCGCAAGCAGGACCCGAATCTGGATCACGAATCGCCGCTGCACGAGCTGTTCGCCGACCAGCTGGCCAGCGCCGACCTGGTGATTCTCAACAAGACCGATCTGCTGGATGCAGCAGCCCTGGCGGCAGTGCGCGCCGAAGTGGCGGAAGAGCTGCCGGAAGCGGTCAAGGTGATCGAGGCCCAGGGCGGCGAGCTGCCGCTGGACGTGCTGCTCGGCCTGAACAGCGAGACCGAGCTGCATATCGACAGCCGCCGTACCCATCACGACGATGAGGATGAAGACCACGATCACGACGAGTTCGAGTCCTTCTCCGTCGACCTGCCCGAAGCGGAAGAGGCTCGTCTGCTGCAAGCGCTGAAAGAGGCCGTGGCCAAGCACGGCATCCTGCGCATCAAGGGTTTCGCGGCGATCCCGGGCAAGCCCATGCGCCTGCTGGTGCAGGGTGTCGGTCAGCGTTTCGACAAACATTTCGACCGCGCCTGGAAAGCTGACGAGGCACGCATCAGCCGCCTGGTGGTGATCGGCCAGGAGCTGGATCAGGCCGCCATCGAGGAACAGCTGCGGGCAGCACTGGCGTGA
- a CDS encoding CbtB-domain containing protein: MSSSTLTHSAEVGTTLAQRLVLAIGAGLLGALLVYFAGFSHIEAVHNAAHDTRHSAAFPCH, encoded by the coding sequence ATGTCCAGTAGCACCCTTACTCATTCCGCCGAAGTCGGCACCACCCTGGCTCAGCGCCTGGTTCTGGCCATCGGTGCCGGCCTGCTGGGCGCCCTGCTGGTGTACTTCGCCGGTTTTTCGCATATCGAAGCGGTACACAACGCCGCCCACGACACCCGCCACAGCGCTGCATTCCCCTGCCACTGA
- a CDS encoding CbtA family protein: MIKRIAQTAGFAGLLAALLLTLLQSFWVAPLILQGETYENGEAATEQVAEHSHAAGTAAHSHEHDAEAWAPADGWQRVLSTTGSNLVVAVGFALMLAGLYTLRAPGRSRDGLFWGLAGFATFSLAPSLGLPPELPGTAAADLALRQYWWLGTASATAVGLALAVFARHWALKAAGLVLLAVPHLIGAPQPEVHSSLAPEALERQFIWASLITNALFWSALGMLSAWLYRRSSRALTE; the protein is encoded by the coding sequence ATGATCAAGCGCATCGCGCAGACAGCGGGCTTCGCCGGCCTGCTGGCAGCCCTGCTGCTGACCCTGCTGCAAAGCTTCTGGGTCGCCCCGCTGATTCTCCAGGGCGAGACCTACGAGAACGGCGAAGCGGCCACCGAGCAGGTCGCCGAACACAGCCACGCGGCCGGCACCGCCGCCCATAGCCACGAACACGATGCCGAGGCTTGGGCCCCGGCAGACGGTTGGCAGCGCGTGCTGTCCACCACCGGCAGCAACCTGGTGGTGGCCGTCGGCTTCGCCCTGATGCTGGCCGGCCTGTACACCCTGCGCGCCCCGGGCCGCAGCCGCGACGGCCTGTTCTGGGGCCTGGCCGGTTTCGCCACCTTCAGCCTGGCACCTTCGCTTGGCCTGCCGCCGGAACTGCCGGGCACCGCTGCCGCCGACCTGGCCCTGCGCCAGTACTGGTGGCTCGGCACCGCCAGCGCCACTGCCGTGGGCCTGGCCCTGGCCGTGTTCGCTCGCCACTGGGCACTGAAAGCCGCCGGCCTGGTTCTGCTGGCAGTGCCGCACCTGATTGGCGCGCCGCAACCCGAGGTGCATTCGAGCCTGGCCCCGGAAGCCCTGGAGCGGCAGTTCATCTGGGCCTCGCTGATCACCAATGCGTTGTTCTGGTCGGCCCTCGGCATGCTCTCCGCCTGGCTCTATCGGCGCAGTTCCCGCGCGCTGACCGAGTGA
- a CDS encoding cobalamin biosynthesis protein translates to MPPAPAHIAGLGCRRGCSASELRQLLDSSLAAHGLHLADLAGLASIELKRDEPGLLELAQSLQLPLAWFSAEQLAPWQQQLSEACTHTLQVTGSAGVAEACALAQAASGGLRAVLVVSKQRSANATLALARIIEEQP, encoded by the coding sequence ATGCCCCCTGCCCCCGCCCATATCGCCGGCCTCGGTTGCCGCCGCGGCTGCTCCGCCAGCGAGCTGCGCCAGCTACTGGACAGCAGCCTGGCCGCCCACGGGCTGCACCTGGCGGATCTGGCCGGTCTGGCCAGCATCGAGCTCAAGCGCGACGAGCCGGGCCTGCTGGAACTGGCGCAGAGCCTGCAACTGCCCCTGGCCTGGTTCAGCGCCGAGCAGCTGGCACCTTGGCAGCAGCAGTTGAGCGAAGCCTGCACGCACACCCTGCAGGTCACCGGCAGTGCCGGTGTCGCCGAGGCCTGCGCCCTGGCGCAAGCCGCCAGCGGCGGGCTGCGGGCGGTACTGGTCGTCAGCAAACAGCGCAGTGCCAACGCAACCCTGGCCCTGGCGCGCATCATCGAGGAACAGCCATGA
- the cobM gene encoding precorrin-4 C(11)-methyltransferase gives MTVYFIGAGPGDPELITVKGQRLLRSCPVILYAGSLVPQAVLDGHSAHSVVNTAELHLDEIIALIHAAHAKGQDVARVHSGDPSLYGAIGEQIRHLRRLSIPFEIVPGVTAVAACAALLESELTLPQVSQTVILTRFASKSPMPPGEELHELARHGATMAIHLGVHHLQKIVEELLPHYGVDCPIAVIHRASWPDQDWVSGTLSDIAEKVRAKGFRRTALIIVGRVLGAEDFADSALYNQATPHLFRPADAAGSTDSD, from the coding sequence ATGACCGTCTACTTCATCGGCGCCGGCCCTGGCGATCCGGAACTGATCACCGTCAAGGGCCAGCGCCTGCTGCGCAGCTGCCCGGTGATCCTGTATGCCGGCTCACTGGTGCCCCAGGCTGTGCTCGACGGGCATAGCGCGCACAGCGTGGTAAACACCGCCGAGCTGCACCTGGACGAAATCATCGCGCTGATCCACGCCGCCCACGCCAAGGGTCAGGACGTGGCCCGCGTACATTCCGGCGACCCGTCGCTGTATGGCGCCATCGGCGAGCAGATCCGCCACCTGCGCCGCCTGAGCATCCCCTTCGAGATCGTCCCCGGGGTCACCGCCGTCGCCGCCTGCGCGGCGCTATTGGAAAGCGAGCTGACCCTGCCGCAGGTGTCGCAGACGGTGATCCTCACCCGCTTCGCCAGCAAATCGCCGATGCCGCCTGGCGAAGAGCTGCATGAACTCGCCCGCCACGGCGCGACCATGGCCATCCACCTGGGTGTCCACCATCTGCAGAAGATTGTCGAGGAGCTGCTGCCACACTACGGGGTCGACTGCCCGATCGCGGTGATCCATCGTGCCAGCTGGCCGGATCAGGATTGGGTCAGCGGCACCCTCAGCGATATCGCAGAGAAAGTGCGCGCCAAGGGTTTCCGTCGCACCGCGCTGATCATCGTCGGTCGCGTGCTGGGCGCCGAGGACTTCGCCGACTCGGCCCTGTACAACCAGGCCACTCCGCACCTGTTCAGGCCGGCAGACGCCGCAGGCAGTACAGACTCAGACTGA
- a CDS encoding site-specific integrase, which produces MAKIKLTKSVVDTAQAQTCDVELRDTLVPGFLCKVTPTGRKVFMVQYRTNSGVRRKPALGQFGELTVEQARSLAQDWLAEVRRGGDPGRDKTEARRAPTIKQLCGRFMDDHSKVRNKPSTQAAYQYHIDRYIIPAFGGKKVHEVTRHDIIALMKHMEKSPTQANRVLSCVRKMFNLAELWCYRADGSNPCRHVSKYPEKGSTRLITDGQMVKLFAYLDKAEAEELEHPTYLLAIRLQFEFAARMSEILLLQWDWLDLPNSRVVWPDSKTGDMSKPLSMEARRLLENAPRYGESPYVCPATRNHDKPLSPHSYYNAWRRILDRAGVPRIGTHGIRHRSATDIANSGIPVKVGMALTAHKTVAMFMRYVHTEDDPVRKAAELVANRRKTVVSACQKPKEVTL; this is translated from the coding sequence ATGGCAAAGATCAAGCTCACCAAATCCGTCGTTGACACGGCGCAGGCGCAAACCTGCGACGTGGAACTCCGGGACACGCTCGTTCCAGGATTCTTGTGCAAGGTCACTCCAACCGGCCGCAAGGTGTTCATGGTTCAGTACCGCACGAACTCCGGCGTGCGGCGCAAGCCTGCACTAGGTCAGTTCGGAGAACTGACAGTTGAACAGGCTCGGTCGCTGGCGCAAGACTGGTTGGCCGAAGTCCGGCGCGGCGGCGACCCTGGGCGCGACAAGACCGAGGCCCGCCGGGCACCGACGATCAAGCAGCTGTGCGGCCGATTCATGGACGATCATTCCAAGGTGCGCAACAAACCGAGCACCCAGGCCGCCTACCAGTACCATATAGACCGCTACATCATCCCCGCCTTCGGTGGCAAGAAAGTTCACGAGGTCACGCGCCACGATATCATCGCGCTGATGAAGCACATGGAGAAGTCCCCAACACAGGCCAACCGAGTGCTGTCCTGCGTGCGCAAGATGTTCAACCTGGCTGAGCTGTGGTGCTACCGCGCCGATGGCTCGAATCCATGCCGTCACGTATCCAAGTATCCGGAGAAAGGCTCGACCCGTCTCATCACTGACGGGCAGATGGTCAAGCTGTTTGCCTATCTGGACAAGGCGGAGGCCGAGGAACTAGAGCATCCGACCTACCTACTGGCCATCCGCCTGCAGTTCGAGTTCGCAGCTCGCATGTCGGAGATCCTGCTGCTGCAATGGGACTGGCTCGACCTGCCCAACAGCCGGGTCGTTTGGCCGGACAGCAAAACCGGCGATATGTCCAAACCCTTGAGCATGGAAGCCCGCCGCTTGCTGGAGAACGCGCCCCGCTATGGCGAGTCGCCCTATGTCTGCCCGGCGACCCGCAACCATGATAAGCCGCTCAGCCCCCATTCCTATTACAACGCTTGGCGGCGCATCCTCGATCGCGCCGGCGTGCCGAGGATTGGCACCCATGGCATCCGTCATCGCTCGGCCACCGACATCGCCAACTCCGGCATCCCAGTTAAGGTCGGCATGGCGCTGACCGCGCACAAGACCGTGGCGATGTTCATGCGCTACGTCCACACCGAGGATGACCCGGTGCGCAAGGCAGCCGAACTGGTGGCAAACCGGCGCAAGACGGTTGTCAGTGCCTGCCAAAAACCGAAAGAGGTGACCCTATGA
- a CDS encoding type II toxin-antitoxin system RelE/ParE family toxin: protein MTCVLKRKDFARWQADEKLPDAALCRAVKEMEGGLIDADLGGHLYKKRVARPGGGKSGGYRTLLSARVGNRYVFLHGFPKSDKANISQDEKKALQFTGKVFLELSAEALSKALQSGVLLEVHCEQDH, encoded by the coding sequence ATGACGTGCGTTCTCAAGCGGAAGGACTTCGCGCGGTGGCAGGCGGACGAGAAGCTACCTGACGCCGCATTGTGCAGGGCTGTTAAGGAGATGGAAGGCGGTCTGATCGACGCGGACCTGGGCGGCCATCTCTACAAGAAACGGGTTGCACGTCCCGGCGGCGGCAAGAGCGGCGGCTACCGCACCTTGCTGTCGGCCCGAGTCGGCAACCGCTATGTGTTCCTGCATGGATTTCCCAAGAGCGACAAGGCGAACATCTCGCAGGACGAGAAGAAAGCACTGCAGTTCACCGGCAAGGTGTTCCTGGAACTGTCTGCCGAAGCCTTGTCGAAGGCGTTGCAGTCAGGTGTGTTATTGGAGGTGCATTGTGAGCAAGATCATTGA
- a CDS encoding DNA-binding transcriptional regulator gives MSKIIESLRGDLAALHEAGAISKVTMREFDAICPPPVREFSAVDIKHLRESLKFSQPVFALHLHTSASTVRKWEQGETHPTGPALKLLNVIADKGLQAII, from the coding sequence GTGAGCAAGATCATTGAATCACTGCGTGGCGACCTAGCTGCGCTCCACGAAGCGGGAGCGATCAGCAAGGTGACGATGCGCGAGTTCGACGCGATCTGCCCGCCGCCGGTGCGGGAGTTCAGTGCTGTCGACATCAAGCACCTGCGTGAATCCTTGAAATTCAGCCAGCCGGTGTTCGCTCTTCACTTGCACACGTCGGCCTCGACAGTGCGCAAGTGGGAGCAAGGCGAAACCCATCCCACGGGGCCGGCGCTCAAACTGCTCAACGTCATCGCCGACAAGGGATTGCAGGCAATTATTTGA